The genomic interval CAACACCGGTCTGCGCTTCAAACCCTCCAACAACACCTGGACTGCCACGCTGGCGGACGGCACCGCACCACAGGCGCGCGGAGATCACACGGCGATCTGGGACGGTTCGCGCATGATCGTCTGGGGCGGCGGGAACCAGCAAGGGTTCGACATGCCCGGCACCAAACTGTACAACCCCGTCAACGACGCTTGGACCACCTCCAGCGCTTCCTTCGAGCCGTTTCGCCGCGGCGGGCACACTGCCGTCTGGACCGGCAGCCAGATGATCGTCTGGGGAGGTTCCTACAACTCCGGAGGGCGCTACCATCCCGCCTCCGATACCTGGACGCCGACGGCCCAGTCGGCGGGGGCTGCGCGGGCGGGCAACACGGCGGTCTGGACAGGGACCCAGATGATCGTCTGGGGCGGAAGAACACCGATTCCAGGCAATCCTCCAGCCCTGACGAATACCGGGGATCGCTACGACCCTTTGATCGATCAGTGGTCTCCTATCAGCAGCATCGGAGCGCCGTCGGTACGATCCTTTGCCACAGCGGTTTGGACCGGCCAGCTGATGATCGTCTGGGGCGGCGGCCCGGCTGACGGAGGCCGCTACGATCCGGTGGCTGATGCCTGGTCTCCCACCTCGCTCGTCAACTCACCTGAGTCACGGGGAGGCCACACGGCGGTCTGGACCGGCAGCAGGATGGTGATCTGGGGAGGAAACGGCGCCTCCGGCTTTTTGCAGACGGGGAGCCAATACGACCCGGCGACGAACAGCTGGACACCCACTTCGACCGTGCAAGCTCCCTCGAGGCGAGCGTCCCATAGTGCCGTCTGGACCGGCCAGGAAATGATCGTCTGGGGAGGAGGCAACGAGACCGGCTTAGGCTTCGCCGACGGAGGTCGCTACGATCCGGTGGCCGATCATTGGAGCAATGTCCAGTCGACGGGAGCGCCGGCGGCACGAAGTTCCCACACCGCCGTCTGGACCGGTAGCGAAATGATCGTGTGGGGGGGCAATGCTCCGGGTATCGCACTGAGCACGGGGGGTCGGTACGATCCGGCCAGCGACAGTTGGGCGCCGACCTCTGATACCGGCGCTCCGTCGGCTCGCGCTGGCCATTCTTCGATCTGGACGGGCAATCGGATGATCGTGTGGGGGGGACAGACTCTGACGGGAGCCCTTTTCGACACCGGCGGCATCTACAATCCCGCGGTGGATGACTGGGCGCCGACCTCGCAGGTCGACGCTCCCCTGGCGCGCTCCAACTATTCGGCCGTCTGGACCGGAACCCAGATGCTGGTCTGGGGCGGGGGTCTCGATACCGGTGGACGCTATGTGCTCACGGGACTGACCGATCTCGACCATGACGGCTTCAGCGCCTGCGAAGGCGACTGCAACGACGCCGATGCGTCGATCCATCCGGGAGCGACCGAAGTGTGCGACGGAGTCGACCAGGACTGCAACCAGGTTGTCGACGACGGGGGCGACACCCTGTGCGACGACGGGAACGGCTGCACCCAGGATCAGTGCACTGGCGCGGCGGGCTGCTCCCACCCGAACAGCCCCAACGGCTCGGCGTGCTCGGACGCCAACGCCTGCACCCAGGTCGACGCCTGCCAGGCCGGCGTTTGCGTCGGAGCGGACCCGGTGACCTGCTCGTCACCGGACATCTGCAGCGCCTTCGGGACCTGCAATCCAGCGGATGGAACCTGCTCGTTCACCCAGGCACCCGACGGCACGAGCTGCGATGACGGCAACCCCTGCAGCTCTCCCGACGCCTGTCTCTCAGGAGTGTGCCACGGCACCGTTACGCCCCTGGGGATCTCGGTTTCCCTCAGTCCGACGACCCTTAAGAATGCCGGGCACAAGATGGTGACGGTCGTCGCGACCGTGAATGCCGTCACCTCATGCGCCGGCGGTCCCAGCGTGACGCTCCTGTCCGTCACCAGCGACGAGCCGGACGATGCACCCGGACCGTCCGACGGGCACACCATCAACGACATCCAGGGAGCCGCCCTCGGAACGGCCGACTTCCAGTTCCAGGTGCGGGCGGAGTCCGACCGCAACGGCGACGGCCGGACCTACACCGTGACCTATCAGGCGACCGATTCCTCGGGCGCCACGGCGAGCGCCTCGGCGACTGTCGTTGTAGCTGCCAAGGGAAACAAGACGCGCACACTGGCGGAAACGGCTCCAAAGCCGCGTGGCGGACCGCCTGGGCGGGACTGAATCTGTCAGAAAGCACGAAGGCGTCCCGAGCTATCGAGCTGGGACGCCTTCGCCGTCCTGGAAACCTGATCCGGCCGCCATCGTGGCGCCGGTCGGATGGGGCTATTTCCGGATGACCTCGTCCCCGGGCGCCGGGATGTGCTCGAGCAGATCGAGACGCCAGGCCGTGGTGATGTAGTCGTCCACGAGAGCGAACCGGCCCGCCGCCTTGGCGTCGAGCTTCTGGCTGAGAATCCCGAAGTACTTCAAGCGCAGGTCGGTGTTCTTCTTCTGCAAGGCGCCCATCTCGTTCACGACCTTCCCAATCCCCGCATCGTCGATCCCCTTGGCGCCTGTGTACATGTCGACGTATTCCTTGGCCAGATCCAGGCGGGCCGAGGTGATCGCCCCCTTCTCCTTCTCGTAGTCAGCATAGACGGACCAGAAGGTCTCGAGCTGCTGGGCCGAAAGCTTGCTCATGGCGGCGCCGAAGAGCTTGCGGCGCTCGTCGCTCAACGCCATCTTGAAACGCTCCAGATCGTTGTAGGACTCGGCGTCGACCGCGGCGCCGGAGGCAGGTTGCGGGGCGGCAGCCTCGGGACGCGCGAATGCGGCTCCGACGGCGAGGGGGAGCAGCAGGAGCATGAGAGCTTTCTTCATGACGGGACCTCCTTTGGGGGCGAAGCGCAGAGCTGAAGCGTGGAAACGGGTGCATGGTAGCTGCTTCCATCGAGAGGGGTCAAGGCGCGGTGCACCAATGGCTTTTGCCATCCTTTCGACAATTTCCCAGCGGGCAGGCATCTCCCTCCCCGTCCTCCGCCTCCAGACGACGCGATCCGCCTATCTTCCGGCGGAACAACTCGATTTCATGGAAAGGCTTGTGACCCAGGACACTGAGGTCGCGCGCGGCTTGGCACAGCCTATGCCTTAGGAGAAGCCGTCATCAACGGCTCGCGACTCGGGTGAGAGGAGGAAACCATGAAAGGTATCCGGCAGGTTGTCACGTGTCTGTGTCTCGCAACGACGTTATCGGTCCCATCGCTGGCGCTGTCCGGGGAGGTTTGCCGGGGGGATGAGAGCGGCAAGGCCGCTGTGGTCCAGCCTCAATCAAAGCTGCATCTCGCGCAGCTGAGAGAAATGCAGGGGTGGAGTCCTGAGGCGATGGCCTCGTCCCCATCGCCCGCCTTGCAATCCGCCGACTCCCAGACCGCCGACCCGCAGGCGGTCCAGACGCAGACCACCGAAAAGAAGAAATGGTCCACGGCCAAGAAGACCTGGGTCATCGTGGGGAGCGTGGTGGGCGCCG from Candidatus Polarisedimenticolia bacterium carries:
- a CDS encoding MopE-related protein; the protein is MRHRLSFALALASILVFAASASQARELSFQERVKAQEAIERVYFSHQIGTKTAFDQAVPKELLENKVQTYLKQSVALERIWHSPVTAEALSAELDRIARNTRFPDRLQEIYAALGNDPFLIQECFARPALVDRLTRSFFAADEGIHPASDGFDPQEARPVASSAASLPQPSVEASTTSCDPDDAWVNGSLDDFPDARSQNTAVWTGSLMLIWGGVSTAQSTSQSVLGHQGWRYDPLIDSWSRMSLVNAPQDRRGHTAIWTGNVMVVWGGIAGSVVNTGGRYDPVADSWSPTSLAGAPSARSGHSAVWSGSRMIVYGGTAPSGSPSPNFFSTGGRYDPVTDTWTPTSVPTFFHPDRAGHTAVWTGTEMIVWGGYYIPPNVPQGIFGLNSGGRYNPATDTWIDTPPVSFAQSERAHHSAVWTGSEMIIWGGVFYSFDPFRAQTTLIDLNTGLRFKPSNNTWTATLADGTAPQARGDHTAIWDGSRMIVWGGGNQQGFDMPGTKLYNPVNDAWTTSSASFEPFRRGGHTAVWTGSQMIVWGGSYNSGGRYHPASDTWTPTAQSAGAARAGNTAVWTGTQMIVWGGRTPIPGNPPALTNTGDRYDPLIDQWSPISSIGAPSVRSFATAVWTGQLMIVWGGGPADGGRYDPVADAWSPTSLVNSPESRGGHTAVWTGSRMVIWGGNGASGFLQTGSQYDPATNSWTPTSTVQAPSRRASHSAVWTGQEMIVWGGGNETGLGFADGGRYDPVADHWSNVQSTGAPAARSSHTAVWTGSEMIVWGGNAPGIALSTGGRYDPASDSWAPTSDTGAPSARAGHSSIWTGNRMIVWGGQTLTGALFDTGGIYNPAVDDWAPTSQVDAPLARSNYSAVWTGTQMLVWGGGLDTGGRYVLTGLTDLDHDGFSACEGDCNDADASIHPGATEVCDGVDQDCNQVVDDGGDTLCDDGNGCTQDQCTGAAGCSHPNSPNGSACSDANACTQVDACQAGVCVGADPVTCSSPDICSAFGTCNPADGTCSFTQAPDGTSCDDGNPCSSPDACLSGVCHGTVTPLGISVSLSPTTLKNAGHKMVTVVATVNAVTSCAGGPSVTLLSVTSDEPDDAPGPSDGHTINDIQGAALGTADFQFQVRAESDRNGDGRTYTVTYQATDSSGATASASATVVVAAKGNKTRTLAETAPKPRGGPPGRD